One segment of Panicum virgatum strain AP13 chromosome 1K, P.virgatum_v5, whole genome shotgun sequence DNA contains the following:
- the LOC120707179 gene encoding putative laccase-9: protein MGGVAKMPAAALWLLLVGVVVALGVAATPAHAFRNKTNHYDFIITETNVTRLCHEKAILTVNGQFPGPTIHARRGDVVFVNVHNRGRKNITLHWHGVDQPRNPWFDGPEFITQCPIRPGANFTYRIVFSDEEGTLWWHAHSDFDRATVHGAIVVRPKLGAAYPYPEMHKDIPIFLGEWWNVDVQHLLEETMQSGGDFKISDANTINGQPGDLFPCSRKGTFRVPVERGRTYMLRVINAGLTNDMFFAVAGHNLTVIGSDGHYLRPFTVGHIMIAAGQTMNVLLHADRAASRYYMAARTFATNSEIPVNNSTATAVLEYTDAPPSSAGTPPALADLPAVGDLGAATAYTARLRSLATDGHPVDVPARVDERMVVTVSVNVLPCGANETCDDGPINGTRFAASLNNVSFVAPAVDILDAYYSSMRGVSEPDFPGRPPLAYNFTAPGPAEELWFRAGPDFLVAQYEKNNGGPH from the exons ATGGGTGGCGTAGCTAAgatgcccgcggcggcgctttgGTTGCTGCTAGTAGGCGTGGTGGTAGCCCTTGGGGTTGCGGCCACCCCGGCGCACGCCTTCAGGAACAAGACGAACCACTACGACTTCATT ATCACGGAGACGAACGTGACGCGGCTGTGCCACGAGAAGGCCATCCTCACCGTGAACGGGCAGTTCCCAGGTCCGACCATCCACGCGCGCCGGGGCGACGTCGTCTTCGTCAACGTCCACAACCGGGGCCGCAAGAACATCACCCTCCACTGGCACGGCGTGGACCAGCCGCGCAACCCCTGGTTCGACGGGCCCGAGTTCATCACGCAGTGCCCCATCCGGCCCGGCGCCAACTTCACCTACCGGATCGTCTTCTCCGACGAGGAGGGCACGCTCTGGTGGCACGCGCACAGCGACTTCGACCGCGCCACCGTGCACGGCGCCATCGTCGTCCGCCCCAAGCTCGGCGCCGCCTACCCCTACCCCGAGATGCACAAGGACATACCCATCTTCCTCG GCGAGTGGTGGAATGTAGACGTGCAGCACTTGCTCGAGGAGACCATGCAGAGCGGTGGTGACTTCAAAATCTCCGACGCCAACACCATCAACGGCCAGCCCGGCGACCTGTTCCCGTGCTCCAGGAAGGGCACCTTTAGGGTGCCCGTGGAGCGCGGCAGGACGTACATGCTCCGGGTCATCAACGCGGGGCTCACCAACGACATGTtcttcgccgtcgccggccacaACCTCACGGTGATCGGCTCCGACGGCCACTACCTCAGGCCGTTCACCGTCGGCCACATCATGATCGCGGCCGGCCAGACCATGAACGTGCTCCTCCACGCCGACCGCGCCGCCAGCCGCTACTACATGGCCGCGAGGACCTTCGCCACCAACTCGGAGATCCCGGTGAACAACAGCACTGCCACGGCCGTTCTCGAGTACACGgacgcgccgccctcctcggcGGGGACGCCGCCTGCCCTCGCCGACCTGCCGGCCGTCGGCGACctcggcgcggcgacggcgtacACGGCGCGGCTCCGGTCCCTGGCCACCGACGGCCACCCCGTCGACGTGCCCGCCCGCGTCGACGAGCGCATGGTCGTGACCGTCTCCGTCAACGTGCTCCCCTGCGGGGCCAACGAGACGTGCGACGACGGCCCCATCAACGGCACCCGCTTCGCGGCGAGCCTGAACAACGTCAGCTTCGTGGCCCCGGCCGTCGACATCCTCGACGCCTACTACTCCTCCATGCGCGGCGTGTCCGAGCCGGACttccccggccggccgccgctggcgtACAACTTCACCGCGCCCGGCCCGGCGGAGGAGCTCTGGTTCAGGGCCGGCCCTGACTTTTTGGTGGCCCAGTACGAAAAAAATAATGGAGGCCCCCAttaa